Proteins from a genomic interval of Methanobacteriaceae archaeon:
- a CDS encoding DUF5612 domain-containing protein translates to MSKVAITIKTIERPGVLSQITDMFASDGINITYTHLFVEKDGSGSIYMELEDVRDVDKLVSAINDSEPVLEVKVHRSLDDIYGKRIIIIGGGAQVAHVAMGAISEADRHNIRGERISVDTIPLVGEMELAEAVFAVGRLPRVGALVLAGSLMGGKITDAVEKVKNEHDLVVISLSMPGSVTEKADLVVTDPIQAGVMAVMAVADTAIFDIKKISKKRF, encoded by the coding sequence ATGAGTAAAGTTGCTATTACCATAAAAACTATTGAACGGCCAGGAGTTTTAAGTCAAATCACTGACATGTTTGCTTCAGATGGAATCAATATCACTTACACTCATTTATTTGTAGAAAAAGATGGTTCTGGTTCTATTTACATGGAACTGGAGGATGTTAGGGATGTTGATAAATTAGTTAGTGCTATTAATGATTCAGAACCCGTTTTAGAAGTTAAAGTTCATAGATCTCTGGATGATATATATGGAAAAAGGATAATTATCATTGGGGGTGGTGCGCAAGTGGCTCATGTGGCCATGGGCGCTATTAGTGAGGCTGATCGTCATAATATCAGAGGCGAGCGGATTAGTGTGGATACCATACCTTTGGTTGGTGAAATGGAACTTGCAGAAGCAGTTTTTGCTGTTGGTAGGCTCCCCCGAGTTGGTGCTCTTGTTTTGGCCGGATCTTTAATGGGTGGAAAAATCACGGATGCCGTGGAAAAGGTTAAAAATGAGCATGATCTAGTGGTAATTAGCCTTAGCATGCCGGGTAGTGTTACTGAAAAAGCAGATTTGGTGGTAACAGATCCTATACAGGCAGGAGTGATGGCGGTAATGGCAGTGGCCGATACTGCAATTTTTGATATTAAAAAAATCTCTAAAAAAAGGTTTTAG
- a CDS encoding pyridoxamine 5'-phosphate oxidase family protein, with amino-acid sequence MKKKMRRAEKTITDSFTIDAILNSSEICRIAFCDNQWPYIVPMNFAHENGFIYLHSAREGRKIDIINENNRVCFEIENECEILPSENDCSWGMKYQSLIGFGFATLEDDYIEKKKALDIIMRKYSSKYSSTKDSFIYTKKSIDSIIIVKIEIMDISGKISGY; translated from the coding sequence ATGAAAAAAAAGATGAGACGGGCTGAAAAGACTATAACTGATTCTTTCACTATTGATGCAATATTAAATAGTTCCGAAATTTGCAGAATTGCTTTTTGCGATAATCAATGGCCATATATAGTTCCTATGAACTTTGCCCATGAAAACGGATTTATTTACCTTCACTCTGCTCGTGAAGGACGTAAAATTGACATAATCAATGAAAACAATCGTGTTTGTTTTGAAATTGAAAATGAATGTGAAATTTTACCTTCTGAAAATGACTGTAGTTGGGGAATGAAATACCAATCGCTTATTGGATTTGGATTTGCAACTTTAGAAGATGATTATATTGAAAAAAAGAAGGCTTTAGATATCATTATGCGAAAATATTCTTCAAAATATTCTTCTACTAAAGATTCTTTTATATATACTAAAAAATCTATTGATTCAATCATAATAGTTAAAATTGAAATTATGGATATTTCTGGTAAAATATCTGGATATTAG
- a CDS encoding energy-converting hydrogenase B subunit P: MKFVVRPHHIISTGGYIVEVDFPYRNLIVVNPTSEPIKIDVPIFSEDWIDEHRALGLNITPVKEEDNFLSLFRKEQIKLDKIKSELE; the protein is encoded by the coding sequence ATGAAATTTGTGGTTAGGCCTCATCATATAATCAGTACGGGCGGTTACATTGTAGAGGTGGACTTCCCTTACAGAAACCTTATTGTTGTTAATCCCACGTCTGAACCTATTAAAATAGATGTACCTATCTTTTCAGAGGATTGGATAGATGAACACAGGGCTTTGGGTTTGAATATCACTCCGGTTAAGGAGGAAGATAATTTTCTCAGTTTATTTAGAAAAGAGCAGATAAAATTGGATAAAATTAAATCTGAGTTAGAATAA
- a CDS encoding NADH-quinone oxidoreductase subunit H yields the protein MEASIIIYSTAAVIGTLIVALFVGLWLPGIERKFIHARIQQRIGPPISSPGIMAPLKFFFKETIIPNSPLPRLYNALPLVGLVSIFFILLFLIPQMYFVGALASVIAIVGLLKIEEVIYVFMGSLSRSIMSLSMPFPDIVKGAKHPDVPRSFLEDLSAMRAFRLIAFGSFPIYIALFIPVAMAGSVFLSDIISYQHMHGPVLFTLAGALGALVFFIGYMILLNEYPFAILKTKADVIEGPYMEYASKYRSYIYITRGFLMFTLGAIFSVLFLGMPPNILSWSILVNIAVALIFPIFMAIFSAFAPIFTFKQFYPVVVGFSLLGVLAVVIALF from the coding sequence ATGGAAGCTTCTATTATCATATATTCAACAGCAGCAGTGATTGGGACTTTAATCGTGGCCTTGTTTGTGGGCCTATGGCTGCCAGGAATTGAGAGAAAATTTATACATGCAAGAATTCAGCAGAGAATCGGACCTCCAATTTCCAGTCCGGGTATTATGGCCCCTTTGAAGTTTTTTTTCAAAGAGACCATAATTCCTAATTCTCCATTACCTCGCCTTTACAATGCACTGCCTTTAGTAGGTTTAGTATCTATATTTTTCATATTGCTGTTCTTAATACCTCAAATGTACTTTGTAGGTGCATTAGCAAGTGTCATAGCAATTGTGGGACTTTTAAAAATTGAAGAGGTCATATATGTATTCATGGGATCTTTATCTCGTTCCATAATGTCTTTGTCTATGCCTTTTCCAGACATTGTTAAGGGTGCTAAACATCCTGATGTACCCCGGTCATTTTTAGAAGATTTAAGTGCAATGAGGGCCTTTAGACTCATTGCTTTTGGATCATTCCCCATATACATTGCATTATTTATACCGGTGGCTATGGCCGGCAGTGTATTCTTGAGTGATATAATCTCTTATCAGCATATGCATGGTCCGGTTTTATTCACTTTAGCTGGAGCTTTAGGAGCTTTGGTATTTTTCATTGGATACATGATTTTACTAAATGAATATCCATTTGCTATCCTTAAAACTAAAGCTGATGTTATAGAAGGTCCATATATGGAATACGCCTCAAAATACAGATCTTATATCTATATTACTAGAGGTTTCCTCATGTTCACGTTAGGAGCTATATTTTCAGTACTTTTCTTGGGAATGCCTCCTAACATTTTAAGCTGGTCTATCCTGGTCAATATTGCTGTGGCATTAATATTCCCTATATTCATGGCCATATTCAGTGCTTTTGCTCCAATATTCACTTTCAAGCAATTTTATCCAGTTGTAGTTGGATTTTCACTTTTAGGGGTCCTAGCTGTGGTTATTGCGCTTTTCTAG